Proteins from a genomic interval of Pseudomonas silesiensis:
- a CDS encoding HAD-IA family hydrolase: protein MAAVPRPADGWPAADKCSLGETAPTGPLRWLYPHPHRLEQIPPHRSFRQLGTLGLHLALEDLGLSSAPEDSQRLAAEIPRMPPFPEVIETLAQLKAMGFKLCIVSNTDDDIIAGNVAQLGGSIDRVITAQQAGAYKPTPRLFDYAHEQLGVSREQVVHICASPMLDHAAARDMHFRCVWIDRGTGRQLLPDYRPDAILSTLDQVVPLFKSLGW from the coding sequence ATGGCCGCTGTGCCACGTCCAGCAGACGGATGGCCCGCTGCCGATAAATGCAGCCTTGGGGAAACAGCGCCAACGGGACCACTGCGTTGGCTGTATCCACATCCACATCGCCTGGAGCAGATCCCGCCCCATCGTTCGTTTCGTCAGTTGGGCACCCTCGGCCTGCACCTCGCCCTGGAAGACTTGGGGCTGTCCAGCGCTCCCGAAGACAGTCAGCGCCTGGCCGCCGAGATCCCGCGCATGCCGCCGTTTCCCGAAGTGATCGAGACCCTGGCGCAACTCAAGGCAATGGGGTTCAAGTTGTGCATCGTGTCCAATACGGATGACGACATCATCGCCGGCAATGTCGCGCAGCTCGGCGGGTCTATCGATCGTGTCATCACCGCCCAGCAGGCTGGCGCCTACAAGCCGACCCCGCGATTGTTTGACTACGCTCATGAACAGCTCGGCGTCAGTCGCGAGCAGGTGGTGCACATTTGCGCCAGCCCGATGCTGGATCACGCCGCTGCCCGGGACATGCATTTTCGGTGCGTGTGGATCGATCGCGGCACCGGTCGGCAATTGCTGCCGGATTATCGACCTGATGCCATATTGAGCACGCTGGATCAGGTCGTCCCCTTATTTAAATCTCTTGGCTGGTAG
- a CDS encoding aldolase: MAHTLAGSSRPSRYADLQLDSPAAITARTELAACFQLAALHGLEEGICNHFSAMVPGRDDLFFVNPYGYAFAEVTAENLLVCDFHGHVVDGEGLPEATAFYIHARLHKQLPRVKVAFHTHMPHATALCLLQGPPLLWLGQTALKFYGRTAVDEHYNGLALDESEGDRIASVMGNADIVFLKNHGVIIAAPTIAEAWDDLYYLERAAQVQLMAMATQRELKPVPHEIAQRAYEQMRLGDAESARAHLHSAMRRLAKGDLRPTTA; this comes from the coding sequence ATGGCACATACGCTTGCAGGCAGTTCCCGTCCTTCGCGTTACGCTGATCTGCAGCTCGACTCGCCAGCCGCCATCACCGCGCGCACGGAGTTGGCGGCATGCTTTCAATTGGCGGCGCTGCACGGATTGGAAGAGGGCATCTGTAACCATTTTTCCGCCATGGTCCCAGGCCGCGATGACCTGTTTTTCGTCAATCCCTACGGCTATGCGTTCGCTGAAGTGACCGCTGAAAACCTGTTGGTCTGCGATTTTCACGGCCATGTCGTGGACGGCGAAGGCCTGCCGGAAGCAACGGCGTTTTACATCCATGCTCGCCTGCACAAACAGTTACCGCGGGTGAAAGTGGCGTTTCACACGCATATGCCGCACGCCACGGCGTTGTGTCTGCTGCAAGGCCCGCCGCTGTTGTGGCTGGGTCAGACGGCGCTGAAGTTTTACGGCCGTACCGCGGTGGATGAGCACTACAACGGCCTGGCCCTCGATGAATCCGAAGGCGACCGGATCGCCAGCGTCATGGGCAATGCCGACATTGTTTTTTTGAAGAACCACGGGGTGATCATCGCTGCGCCGACCATCGCCGAGGCCTGGGACGATCTGTATTACCTGGAGCGCGCCGCCCAGGTGCAGCTGATGGCGATGGCGACCCAGCGCGAACTCAAACCGGTGCCTCACGAGATCGCCCAGCGAGCTTACGAACAAATGCGCCTGGGCGATGCCGAGAGTGCCCGGGCGCATTTGCACAGTGCGATGCGACGGCTGGCCAAAGGTGATCTCCGTCCCACCACGGCGTAG
- a CDS encoding exodeoxyribonuclease III: MKNLRIATFNINGMRARLPNLLAWLEREKPDIACLQELKSVDTAFPAAELEAAGYGAIWQGQSSWNGVAILARDAQPLESRRGLPGDDSDTHSRYLEAAVHGILVGCLYLPNGNPQPGPKFDYKLAWFERLIAYAKNLQSSEHPVVLAGDYNVVPTDLDIYNPRSWLKDALLQPQSRECYQRLLDQGWTDSLRHLYPEDRLYTFWDYFRQHWQKNSGLRIDHLLLNPALSPYLQEAGVDAWVRNEPHASDHAPTWIRLGSRKRR; encoded by the coding sequence ATGAAGAATTTGCGAATCGCGACCTTCAACATCAACGGCATGCGCGCCCGGCTGCCGAACCTGCTGGCCTGGCTGGAGCGAGAAAAACCGGACATTGCCTGCTTGCAGGAACTCAAGTCGGTGGACACTGCGTTCCCCGCCGCAGAACTTGAGGCCGCTGGCTACGGCGCGATCTGGCAAGGTCAGTCGTCATGGAACGGGGTGGCGATCCTGGCGCGGGATGCACAACCGCTGGAGAGTCGGCGCGGTTTGCCGGGCGATGACAGCGATACCCACAGTCGTTATCTGGAAGCCGCCGTGCACGGCATCCTGGTGGGTTGCCTGTACCTGCCCAACGGCAATCCGCAACCGGGGCCGAAGTTCGATTACAAACTGGCATGGTTCGAACGGTTGATCGCCTATGCCAAGAACCTGCAAAGCAGCGAACACCCGGTGGTGCTGGCGGGCGACTACAACGTGGTGCCGACCGACCTGGACATCTACAACCCGCGGTCCTGGCTCAAGGATGCGTTGCTGCAACCGCAAAGCCGCGAGTGTTATCAGCGGTTGCTGGATCAGGGCTGGACCGATTCCCTGCGTCACCTGTATCCGGAGGATCGCCTTTACACCTTCTGGGATTACTTCCGGCAGCACTGGCAGAAAAACTCGGGGCTGCGCATCGATCACCTGTTGCTCAACCCGGCATTGAGTCCTTACTTGCAAGAGGCGGGTGTCGACGCCTGGGTGCGCAACGAACCCCATGCCAGCGATCATGCGCCGACCTGGATTCGACTGGGTTCGCGCAAGCGGCGCTGA
- a CDS encoding arylamine N-acetyltransferase family protein, producing MSEPRLTHLAVYLQRLGYDAPPAPTLETLRLLQRRHTGAFAFENLTTLSGEPVLIDLPSVEQKVLLEGRGGYCYELNSLYLALLKELGFDARGISGRVVMGQPEGAWTARTHRLSLVTLGGVRYITDVGFGGMVPTAPLILDSTTEQLTPHEPYRIEQHDDGYTLRANVAGEWKAMYIFDLQRQEDIDYAVGNWYVSTHPESSFRKQLMVARTGEGWRRTLNNGSFAIHRVGSESERRQVADVDELVALLAREFGIRVPEHAGLKSVLGRLIEPAQEASQMS from the coding sequence ATGAGCGAGCCACGCCTGACCCACCTGGCGGTGTACCTGCAACGCCTGGGCTACGATGCCCCTCCGGCACCGACCCTGGAAACCCTGCGCCTGTTGCAACGGCGCCACACCGGTGCCTTTGCGTTCGAAAATCTCACCACCCTGTCGGGCGAGCCGGTGCTCATCGATTTACCGTCCGTGGAGCAAAAAGTCCTGCTCGAGGGTCGCGGCGGGTACTGCTATGAGCTCAACAGCCTGTACCTGGCCTTGCTCAAGGAGCTGGGCTTTGACGCGCGCGGTATCTCCGGGCGGGTAGTCATGGGCCAGCCCGAAGGCGCCTGGACCGCGCGAACGCACCGCTTGAGCCTGGTGACCCTGGGCGGTGTGCGCTACATCACCGACGTCGGCTTCGGCGGCATGGTGCCCACCGCGCCGCTCATACTCGATTCGACGACCGAACAGCTCACCCCCCACGAACCCTATCGCATCGAGCAGCATGACGACGGCTACACCCTGCGCGCCAACGTCGCCGGGGAGTGGAAAGCGATGTACATCTTCGATCTGCAACGCCAGGAAGACATCGATTATGCCGTCGGCAACTGGTACGTCTCGACCCATCCTGAATCGTCGTTCAGAAAACAGCTGATGGTGGCGCGAACGGGGGAGGGATGGCGACGTACGTTGAATAACGGCAGCTTTGCGATTCATCGGGTCGGCAGCGAGAGCGAGCGGCGGCAGGTGGCGGACGTAGACGAACTGGTGGCGTTGCTGGCGCGCGAGTTTGGGATTCGGGTGCCGGAGCATGCAGGGTTGAAAAGCGTGCTGGGGCGGTTGATCGAGCCTGCACAGGAGGCAAGCCAAATGTCGTGA
- a CDS encoding nucleobase:cation symporter-2 family protein, whose protein sequence is MKTPSVSHQRPEDENLGVGANMAYGLQHVLTMYGGIVAVPLIIGQAAGLSPADIGLLIAASLFAGGLATLLQTLGLPFFGCQLPLVQGVSFSGVATMVAIVSSGGEGGFQSILGAVIAASLIGLLITPVFSRITKFFPPLVTGIVITTIGLTLMPVAARWAMGGNSHAPDFGSMANIGLAAVTLVLVLLLSKVGSATISRLSILLAMVIGTVLAVFLGMADFSSVTQGPMFGFPTPFHFGMPTFHFAAILSMCIVVMVTLVETSADILAVGEIIDTKVDSKRLGNGLRADMLSSMIAPIFGSFTQSAFAQNVGLVAVTGIKSRFVVATGGLFLVILGLLPFMGRVIAAVPTSVLGGAGIVLFGTVAASGIRTLSKVDYRNNVNLIIVATSIGFGMIPIAAPNFYDHFPSWFATIFHSGISSSAIMAIVLNLAFNHLTAGNSDQQSVFAAGTERVLRYQDLAALREGDYFSEGKLHDCDGKEIPVIEAEHEHEHEHEHEHEHGHAEPRAGHAKSGEHV, encoded by the coding sequence ATGAAAACGCCCTCTGTTTCACACCAACGGCCCGAGGACGAGAATCTCGGGGTCGGCGCGAATATGGCTTATGGCCTGCAACATGTTCTGACCATGTACGGCGGCATCGTCGCGGTGCCCTTGATCATCGGCCAGGCGGCCGGGCTCTCGCCGGCGGACATCGGATTGTTGATTGCTGCTTCATTGTTTGCGGGGGGCTTGGCGACATTACTGCAAACACTGGGTTTACCGTTTTTCGGTTGTCAGTTGCCGCTGGTCCAGGGCGTGTCGTTCTCCGGCGTCGCGACCATGGTGGCGATTGTCAGCAGTGGCGGGGAGGGTGGCTTCCAGTCGATTCTCGGGGCGGTGATTGCCGCGTCCCTGATCGGTTTGCTGATCACGCCGGTGTTCTCGCGCATCACCAAGTTCTTCCCGCCGTTGGTGACGGGCATCGTCATCACCACCATCGGCCTGACGCTGATGCCGGTGGCGGCGCGCTGGGCTATGGGTGGCAACAGTCACGCGCCGGACTTCGGCAGCATGGCGAACATCGGGCTGGCGGCGGTGACGCTGGTGCTGGTCCTGTTGTTGAGCAAGGTCGGCAGCGCGACCATCTCCCGTTTGTCGATTCTACTGGCCATGGTGATCGGTACGGTGCTCGCGGTGTTCCTCGGCATGGCGGACTTCTCGTCGGTGACTCAGGGCCCGATGTTCGGCTTCCCGACCCCCTTCCACTTCGGCATGCCGACCTTTCACTTCGCGGCGATTCTGTCGATGTGCATCGTGGTCATGGTGACCCTGGTGGAAACGTCGGCGGACATCCTGGCAGTGGGTGAAATCATCGATACCAAGGTGGATTCCAAACGCCTGGGCAATGGCCTGCGGGCCGACATGCTGTCGAGCATGATCGCGCCGATCTTCGGCTCCTTCACCCAAAGCGCCTTTGCCCAGAACGTCGGGCTGGTGGCCGTGACCGGGATCAAGAGCCGCTTCGTGGTCGCCACCGGCGGCTTGTTCCTGGTGATTCTCGGCTTGCTGCCGTTCATGGGCCGGGTCATCGCCGCGGTACCGACCTCGGTACTCGGCGGTGCCGGCATCGTGTTGTTCGGCACTGTGGCCGCCAGCGGCATTCGGACGCTGTCCAAGGTCGACTACCGCAACAACGTCAACCTGATCATCGTTGCCACCTCCATCGGCTTCGGCATGATCCCCATTGCCGCACCGAACTTCTACGACCACTTCCCCAGCTGGTTCGCCACGATCTTCCACTCGGGCATCAGCTCCTCGGCGATCATGGCCATCGTGCTGAACCTGGCCTTCAACCACCTCACTGCCGGTAACTCCGACCAGCAATCGGTGTTTGCGGCGGGTACCGAGCGGGTGCTGCGTTACCAGGACCTGGCGGCATTGCGCGAAGGGGATTATTTCAGCGAAGGCAAGTTGCATGACTGTGATGGCAAGGAGATTCCGGTGATAGAGGCGGAGCATGAGCATGAGCATGAGCATGAGCATGAGCATGAGCATGGGCATGCCGAGCCGCGGGCGGGGCATGCGAAAAGCGGTGAGCATGTGTGA
- a CDS encoding TetR/AcrR family transcriptional regulator — protein sequence MNQPSVSSPSARGPADHDIRDQIVAAANEHFSQYGYGKTTVSDLAKAIGFSKAYIYKFFESKQAIGEAICTNCLTEIVAAVEQAINVDGISPTERFRRLVKTLIATGVSLFFNDRKLYDIAAFAASERWPSSQVYDARIKSFVLQIVREGRELGEFERKTPLDETVESIHLALRPFMNPLLLQYNLDFVEEAPSLISNLVLRSLMP from the coding sequence ATGAATCAGCCATCAGTTTCTTCGCCCAGCGCCCGTGGCCCAGCCGATCACGACATTCGAGACCAGATTGTCGCGGCGGCCAACGAACATTTCAGTCAATATGGTTATGGCAAAACAACGGTTTCTGACCTAGCCAAGGCCATCGGCTTTTCCAAGGCTTACATCTACAAATTCTTTGAATCCAAGCAGGCGATTGGTGAAGCAATCTGTACAAATTGCCTGACTGAAATCGTTGCGGCAGTGGAGCAAGCCATCAATGTAGACGGCATCTCCCCGACTGAACGTTTTCGGCGCCTGGTCAAAACCTTAATCGCTACAGGTGTGAGCCTGTTCTTTAACGACCGTAAACTCTACGACATCGCAGCGTTCGCCGCGTCGGAGCGATGGCCCAGCTCACAAGTCTATGACGCTCGGATCAAGAGCTTCGTGTTGCAAATCGTGCGTGAGGGGCGAGAGCTCGGCGAGTTTGAACGCAAGACTCCGCTGGACGAGACGGTAGAGTCGATTCATCTCGCTCTGCGGCCTTTCATGAATCCTCTGCTATTGCAGTACAACCTCGATTTTGTTGAAGAAGCCCCTTCTCTCATCTCCAATCTTGTTCTGCGCAGCCTGATGCCTTAA
- a CDS encoding efflux RND transporter periplasmic adaptor subunit translates to MIQRHRMSAIFIVLLPFALAACNEATPADPRLQVPLVRIGVVQPSAPAARVFTGIVAARVQSDLGFRVPGKVLERLVDAGQSVKRGQPLMRIDANDLTLTARAQQEAVLAAMARARQASDDELRYRDLVSVGAVSASAYAGFKAAADSAKAQLNAARAQADVAKNATGYSTLLADADGVVVDTLAEPGQVVGAGQVVVRVAHSGQREAVIQLPETLRPALGSAATVELYGQHQTAGKARLRQLSDSADRQTRTFEARYVLEGALSNATLGSTISVVIADTDVADAKELQVPMGALYDAGKGPGVWVVGGEPEQVAWRPIKVRGLNNEAIARVTGDLQVGDRVVALGAHLLSEGEKVRTELADAPQNSVVEVSR, encoded by the coding sequence ATGATCCAGCGCCACCGCATGTCAGCCATTTTCATTGTCTTGTTGCCGTTTGCGCTGGCGGCCTGCAACGAGGCCACGCCTGCCGATCCTCGCCTTCAAGTGCCCTTGGTGCGCATCGGCGTGGTTCAACCCTCCGCGCCTGCGGCACGGGTATTCACTGGTATCGTCGCGGCCCGGGTTCAGAGCGATCTCGGTTTTCGGGTACCTGGGAAGGTCTTGGAGCGTTTGGTGGATGCTGGACAGAGTGTCAAGCGCGGGCAGCCCCTTATGCGAATCGATGCCAACGACCTGACGCTGACCGCGCGGGCACAGCAGGAAGCGGTACTGGCCGCCATGGCCCGAGCTCGGCAGGCCTCCGATGACGAGCTTCGCTACCGTGATCTGGTGTCCGTCGGAGCGGTATCTGCTTCAGCTTACGCAGGGTTCAAAGCAGCTGCCGACTCGGCGAAAGCCCAACTCAACGCTGCCCGGGCCCAGGCTGATGTGGCGAAAAACGCGACCGGTTATTCGACGTTGCTGGCGGATGCTGACGGGGTGGTAGTGGATACCTTGGCGGAGCCGGGGCAGGTAGTTGGCGCTGGGCAGGTGGTGGTACGCGTTGCCCATTCGGGGCAGCGCGAGGCCGTGATCCAGTTACCCGAGACGCTACGTCCTGCGCTGGGCTCGGCGGCGACGGTTGAGCTATACGGCCAGCACCAGACTGCAGGTAAAGCGCGTTTACGCCAGTTGTCCGACTCTGCCGACCGACAGACCCGAACGTTTGAAGCGCGTTATGTGCTGGAGGGGGCACTCTCCAACGCCACCCTGGGTTCGACGATCTCAGTGGTTATCGCTGACACGGATGTTGCTGATGCCAAGGAATTACAGGTGCCCATGGGGGCCCTCTACGACGCCGGTAAAGGTCCGGGGGTCTGGGTGGTGGGCGGGGAACCTGAGCAGGTGGCATGGCGCCCGATCAAGGTTCGCGGCCTGAATAATGAGGCCATCGCGCGCGTGACGGGGGATCTGCAGGTGGGTGATCGTGTTGTCGCATTGGGTGCTCACTTGCTGAGCGAGGGAGAGAAGGTCAGGACTGAACTCGCCGATGCTCCGCAAAATTCAGTGGTTGAGGTAAGTCGATGA
- a CDS encoding efflux RND transporter permease subunit → MSGFNLSALAVRERSITLFLILLISVGGLYAFFKLGRAEDPAFTIKQMTVVTAWPGATAQEMQDQVVEKLEKRMQELRWYDRTETFTRPGLAFTTVYLLDSTPPSAVQEEFYQARKKILDEQKGLPSGVIGPMVNDEYSDVTFALYALKAKGEPQRLLVREAESLRQRLLHVAGVKKVNIIGEQAERVFVELSYERLATLGISARDIFSALNTQNMITPAGSVEAKGPQVFIRLDGAFDDLQKIRNTPLTVQGRTLKLSDVAEVKRGYEDPATFLVRNNSEPALLLGVVMRDGWNGLDLGKSLDAEATATNEQMPLGMSLTKVTDQAVNIGASVNEFMVKFFAALGVVLLVCFLSMGWRVGVVVAAAVPLTLAAVFIVMAATGKDFDRITLGSLILALGLLVDDAIIAIEMMVVKMEEGYDRIKASAYAWSHTAAPMLSGTLVTAIGFMPNGFAKSTAGEYTANMFWIVGIALITSWVVAVVFTPYLGVKLLPQIKVPEGGHTAIYGTPNYQRFRRLLGSVIRRKGLVATSVVGLFVVAILGMGVVNKQFFPTSDRPEVLVEVQMPYGTSIEQTDVAAAKVEAWLAQQPEARIVTAYIGQGAPRFYLAMAPELPDPSFAKIVVLTANQQEREALKLRLRQAAADGLAPEARVRVTQLVFGPYSPYPVAFRVMGADPAVLRDIAAQVREVMTASPMMRTVNTDLGERVPALHLTLDQDRLQAFGLTSTDVAQQLQFLLTGVPVTEVREDIRSVQVVARSAGETRLDPSKIAAFTLNGVQGQRVSLSQVGAVDVRMEEPILRRRDRTPTITVRGDVAEGLQPPDVSNALKTQLQPIIEKLPAGYRIEFAGAIEESGKANKALLPLFPIMIALMLLTIIIQVRSMSAMMMVFATAPLGLIGVVPILLLFQQPFGINALVGLIALSGILMRNTLILIGQIHSNKQAGLSPYNAVVEATVQRARPVILTALAAMLAFIPLTHSVFWGTLAYTLIGGTFAGTVLTLVFLPAMYALWFKIKPEPAHELAANTHVA, encoded by the coding sequence ATGAGCGGCTTCAATCTTTCGGCGCTGGCCGTACGCGAGCGCTCAATCACCCTGTTTTTGATCCTGCTGATTTCTGTGGGTGGGTTGTACGCCTTCTTCAAACTGGGGCGTGCGGAAGATCCCGCATTCACCATTAAACAAATGACGGTGGTCACTGCCTGGCCTGGGGCGACGGCCCAGGAGATGCAAGACCAGGTGGTAGAAAAGCTGGAAAAACGCATGCAGGAGCTGCGTTGGTACGATCGGACCGAGACCTTTACCCGGCCCGGCTTGGCATTCACTACAGTGTACCTGCTCGACAGCACGCCGCCCTCAGCGGTCCAGGAGGAGTTTTACCAGGCGCGCAAGAAAATTCTGGATGAGCAGAAGGGGTTGCCGTCTGGGGTGATCGGCCCGATGGTCAATGATGAGTATTCCGATGTCACCTTCGCGCTCTATGCGCTCAAGGCCAAGGGCGAGCCGCAACGTCTGTTGGTGCGCGAAGCCGAGAGCTTGCGCCAGCGTCTGCTGCATGTGGCGGGTGTGAAGAAGGTCAACATCATTGGTGAACAGGCCGAGCGCGTTTTTGTCGAGCTGTCCTACGAGCGTCTGGCGACACTGGGCATTTCTGCACGAGACATCTTCAGTGCGCTGAACACGCAAAACATGATAACCCCGGCCGGTTCGGTAGAAGCGAAGGGGCCCCAGGTTTTCATCCGCCTGGATGGCGCGTTTGATGACCTGCAGAAGATTCGTAATACCCCACTGACGGTGCAGGGCAGAACCCTCAAGTTGTCCGATGTGGCTGAGGTCAAGCGCGGTTATGAGGACCCCGCGACATTCCTGGTACGCAACAACAGCGAGCCGGCACTGTTGCTCGGCGTGGTCATGCGCGATGGCTGGAACGGCCTGGATTTGGGGAAGTCGCTGGATGCTGAGGCAACAGCGACCAATGAGCAGATGCCTTTGGGCATGAGCCTGACCAAGGTCACGGATCAGGCGGTGAATATTGGCGCCTCCGTCAACGAGTTCATGGTGAAGTTTTTTGCTGCCTTGGGCGTGGTGCTGCTGGTGTGTTTTCTCAGCATGGGCTGGCGTGTCGGCGTTGTGGTTGCCGCAGCGGTGCCGCTGACTCTGGCGGCCGTGTTCATTGTCATGGCGGCCACGGGCAAAGACTTCGATCGAATTACCCTGGGCTCGTTGATTCTGGCGCTGGGGCTGCTGGTGGACGATGCAATCATTGCCATTGAAATGATGGTGGTGAAGATGGAGGAGGGCTACGACCGAATCAAGGCCTCCGCTTATGCCTGGAGCCACACGGCCGCGCCGATGTTGTCGGGGACGTTGGTGACGGCGATCGGCTTTATGCCCAACGGTTTTGCCAAGTCGACCGCTGGTGAGTACACCGCGAACATGTTCTGGATCGTTGGCATTGCGCTGATCACTTCCTGGGTGGTGGCCGTGGTGTTTACCCCTTACCTGGGCGTCAAACTGCTGCCGCAGATCAAGGTGCCTGAAGGCGGGCATACGGCGATTTACGGTACACCGAACTACCAGCGTTTCAGGCGCCTTCTGGGCAGTGTGATCCGCCGCAAAGGCCTGGTGGCGACATCCGTCGTGGGCTTGTTTGTTGTTGCGATTCTGGGCATGGGCGTGGTCAACAAGCAGTTCTTCCCAACGTCCGACCGGCCTGAGGTGCTGGTTGAGGTGCAGATGCCTTACGGCACCTCTATCGAACAGACTGATGTGGCGGCGGCCAAGGTCGAGGCGTGGTTGGCTCAGCAGCCGGAGGCCAGGATCGTCACCGCTTACATTGGCCAGGGCGCGCCGCGCTTCTACTTGGCGATGGCCCCTGAACTACCCGATCCATCCTTCGCAAAAATCGTCGTCCTGACCGCGAATCAGCAAGAGCGTGAGGCGCTCAAGCTCCGCCTCAGACAAGCCGCGGCCGATGGCTTGGCACCTGAAGCTCGGGTGCGGGTGACGCAGTTGGTATTTGGTCCTTATTCACCGTATCCGGTGGCCTTTCGGGTGATGGGCGCCGACCCCGCAGTGTTGCGGGATATCGCCGCGCAGGTGCGTGAGGTCATGACCGCCAGCCCCATGATGAGAACCGTCAACACCGACTTGGGCGAGCGCGTGCCGGCACTTCATCTCACGCTGGATCAGGATCGCCTGCAAGCATTCGGCTTGACCTCGACCGATGTCGCGCAACAGCTGCAATTTCTGCTCACGGGGGTGCCTGTCACCGAGGTGCGTGAGGACATTCGTTCGGTTCAGGTGGTCGCTCGCTCCGCTGGTGAGACGCGTCTGGATCCATCGAAAATTGCCGCCTTCACGCTGAACGGCGTCCAAGGCCAGCGCGTTTCGCTGTCCCAGGTAGGGGCAGTGGATGTGCGCATGGAAGAGCCCATCCTGCGACGTCGTGATCGTACGCCGACAATAACCGTGCGCGGTGACGTGGCTGAAGGTCTTCAGCCTCCCGATGTCTCCAACGCCTTGAAAACGCAGTTGCAACCTATCATCGAAAAGCTGCCGGCGGGCTACCGCATTGAGTTTGCTGGCGCGATCGAGGAGTCGGGTAAAGCAAACAAGGCATTGCTGCCGTTGTTCCCGATCATGATCGCGCTGATGTTGCTGACCATCATCATTCAGGTGCGCTCGATGTCGGCAATGATGATGGTGTTTGCCACCGCGCCTTTGGGCCTGATTGGTGTGGTGCCAATTCTGCTGCTGTTCCAGCAGCCGTTCGGGATCAACGCCTTGGTGGGATTGATTGCCTTGTCAGGGATTCTGATGCGCAACACGCTGATCCTCATTGGCCAGATTCACTCTAATAAACAAGCCGGCCTGTCGCCTTACAACGCCGTGGTCGAAGCCACTGTGCAGCGTGCACGGCCAGTGATTCTCACGGCGTTGGCGGCGATGCTGGCGTTCATTCCGCTGACCCATTCTGTGTTCTGGGGAACGCTGGCCTACACCCTGATTGGCGGTACGTTTGCTGGCACCGTGCTGACCCTGGTGTTCCTGCCAGCGATGTACGCCCTCTGGTTCAAGATCAAGCCCGAGCCCGCGCATGAGCTTGCAGCGAACACTCATGTTGCTTGA
- a CDS encoding amino acid aminotransferase, which yields MSLFSAVEMAPRDPILGLNEAFNADTRTNKVNLGVGVYCNEEGRIPLLRAVVEAETIRVAQHASRGYLPIDGIAAYDQAVQKLLFGNDSPLIAAGRVITTQAVGGTGALKIGADFLKQLLPNAVVAISDPSWENHRALFETAGFPVQNYRYYDAATHDVNRTGLLEDLNALPSGSIVVLHACCHNPTGVDLSPEDWNNVLEVVKAKGHVPFLDMAYQGFGDGIDEDAAAVRLFAESGLTFFVSSSFSKSFSLYGERVGALSIVSESKEESARVLSQVKRVIRTNYSNPPTHGASIVAAVLNSPQLRAQWEEELAEMRLRIRDMRTQMVDLLAKNAPQRDFSFVGRQRGMFSYSGLTVEQVTRLRNEFGIYALDTGRICVAALNQSNIKVVTDAIVQVI from the coding sequence ATGAGCCTGTTCTCCGCTGTCGAAATGGCACCACGCGATCCAATCCTGGGCCTCAACGAAGCATTCAACGCCGATACCCGTACCAACAAGGTCAACCTGGGGGTCGGTGTTTATTGCAACGAGGAGGGGCGAATTCCACTCCTGCGCGCCGTTGTCGAAGCCGAGACGATTCGCGTCGCTCAACACGCGTCCCGGGGCTACTTGCCGATCGACGGCATCGCGGCCTATGACCAGGCCGTACAGAAACTGCTGTTTGGCAATGACTCGCCGCTGATCGCTGCCGGCCGCGTCATCACCACCCAGGCCGTCGGCGGTACTGGCGCCCTGAAAATCGGCGCCGACTTCCTCAAGCAACTGCTGCCGAACGCCGTCGTGGCGATCAGCGACCCGAGCTGGGAAAACCACCGCGCACTGTTCGAAACCGCCGGCTTCCCGGTGCAGAACTACCGCTACTACGACGCCGCGACCCACGACGTAAACCGTACCGGCCTGCTGGAAGACCTGAACGCCCTGCCGTCCGGTTCGATCGTGGTGCTGCACGCCTGCTGCCACAACCCGACCGGCGTCGACCTGAGCCCGGAGGACTGGAACAACGTCCTGGAAGTGGTGAAAGCCAAAGGTCACGTGCCGTTCCTCGACATGGCCTACCAGGGCTTTGGCGACGGTATCGACGAAGACGCGGCTGCCGTGCGCCTGTTCGCCGAGTCGGGCCTGACGTTCTTCGTCTCCAGCTCGTTCTCCAAATCCTTCTCGTTGTACGGCGAGCGCGTAGGCGCCCTGTCGATCGTCAGCGAATCGAAAGAAGAAAGCGCGCGCGTACTGTCGCAAGTCAAGCGCGTGATCCGCACCAACTACTCCAACCCGCCGACCCACGGTGCCAGCATCGTCGCCGCGGTGCTGAACAGCCCGCAATTGCGCGCCCAGTGGGAAGAAGAACTGGCCGAAATGCGCCTGCGGATTCGCGACATGCGCACCCAGATGGTCGACCTGCTGGCGAAAAACGCGCCCCAGCGTGATTTCAGCTTCGTCGGTCGTCAGCGCGGCATGTTCTCCTACTCCGGCCTGACGGTTGAGCAGGTGACCCGTCTGCGCAACGAGTTCGGTATCTACGCGCTGGATACTGGCCGAATCTGCGTTGCGGCGTTGAACCAGAGCAACATCAAGGTTGTGACGGATGCGATCGTTCAGGTGATTTGA